The DNA sequence CCGGAAGAGATTGCCCAGGTGGTAAATTTCCTGGCTAGCGATGCAGCAGGCTACATTACCGGTGAAACCATTCATGTGAATGGTGGTATGTATATGGCGTAACCTGTTGATTCTCAACGGGTTACTCCCTGTTTTTGAAAATGGGTTACGCATTGTGAATTTTAAGGTACAATGCGCACCCATTGTCTTCGGACAAACACTTTTTAAAACCGTATCGACAGCGCTGCGCGGTCGGGCGGTAGGACAAACTCTTACTAATATTTAGGGGTGAGATTACTCATGAGCAGCATCGAAGAACGCGTGATAAAAATGGTTGCTGAGCAACTGGGAGTTAAGGAAGAAGACGTTAAGCCGGCTTCATCATTCGTTGAAGACCTGGGCGCAGACTCCCTCGATACCGTTGAGCTGATCATGGCTCTCGAAGAGGAATTTGATACTGAAATTCCTGACGAAGAAGCTGAGAAAATCACTACTGTTCAGCAGGCTATCTCGTACATCAACGAGAACCTCGACTGATAGTCGATTTCTAAAAAAGGCCGCTCCTTTATCGGGAGCGGCCTTTTTTTTACCCTCGAGAAAGGCGGGTGAATCTGGTTTAATTCCTCTATGTCAAAAACTCCGATCGACACTCAGCAAAGTACTGCAGACCAGCAAACAGTTTCTGTTATGGACAGGGGCTTTGCCTATGGCCATGGTTTGTTTGAGACGGTGCGCGTTCATGATGGTCAGGCGCCATTGTGGGTCAAGCACCGAGAGCGATTGCTGGCTGGGTGTGAGCGTTTGCTGATTTCAGTTGACCCATTGGAAATTGATCGAAAATTAAATGAAGTTTTGGCAAGTGGAGACGGAAAATCCGGCATCGCCAAGCTGATTGTTACTGCTGGGGTCGGTGGCCGAGGTTATCAATTCTCGCAATCATGCGAGCCGGTTATCAGTGGCCTTTATTTGCCGCTGCCTGAGTTACCGTCAAAACGTGCAATTGAGGGTGTTGCGGTAAGAGTTTGCGATTATCGTCTTCCGGATAATCCGGTGCTGGCTGGAATCAAGCACCTTAATCGCCTTGATCAGGTGCTGGCCAGGGCGGAGTGGAGTGATTCTGCTGTTTTTGAAGGGTTATTGATGGATGCGAGAGGTTCGGTGATCGAAGCTACTTGCAGTAATCTTTTTGCCCGGATAGACAATGAATTGATTACGCCAAAGTTAAATTGCAATGGTGTTTCCGGAGTGATGCGCAGGGTGGTGCTGGAGGAGCTTTGCCAAAAAGCCGGCATTCCCTGTGTGGAAAAAGAAATTTCTTTGCAGCAACTTATTCAGTCATCCGAGATTTTTATTACGAACTCTCTGTTTGGTATTTATCCTGTTCGAAAAATTATTGAGCATTGTGAACTCCCCGTGGGGGAGTGGACTAAGCAATTACAACAAAAATTAGGGGAACGCTGGACGTGCTACCGAGTTTAGGTCGTCAGTTTATTATTGGTTGTACCCTGTTGGCAGTTTTGGCCATGGGTGTTTTGTGGTGGGTAGATCGTTATTTACAGGCACCTCTGGCAGTTGTGGAAGCTCACCAGTTCAGCGTTGCACCAGGGAGTAATCTTACCAGGGTGGTGAATGGTTTGGTTGAGTCTGAAATACTGGATCATCCGGAAGTGTTGTTGGGTTATGCCCGAATTTCTGGTCAGTCAGAAATAAAGGCGGGAGACTATCGATTAAATTCGGAGGATACGCCGCTATCCCTGTTAGGAAAGCTTTCCCGAGGGGAGGTGATTGAGTATCAGGTGACCTTCCCGGAAGGGCTGACGGCCAAAGAGTGGCTTCTGCGACTGACAAATAGTGAACAAGTGGAACTGGGGATATCAATAGCTGCAGTGCCAACTTTGCCTTTTGTGGATGGTAGCCCTGAAGGGTGGCTCTATCCGGATACCTATCAATACCATTCAGGCGCTACTGATGTTGAAATTCTTCGACGAGCTTATCAGGTAATGCGTCAGGTGCTGGATGAAGAGTGGCAAAACCGTTCAGCAGATTTACCCTACAAAACACCGTATGAGGCGCTTATTATGGCGTCCATTATTGAAAAAGAGACGGGTGTCCCGGAAGAGCGCCAGCAGATTGCCGGTGTTTTTGTGCGCAGGCTGCAAAAGGGCATGCGTTTGCAAACTGATCCGACCGTAATTTACGGTTTGGGTGATCGTTACAGTGGCAATTTGACTCGCAGGCACCTGCGCGAACATACCGCGTTTAATACCTATGTGATCAAGGGATTGCCACCAACGCCGATAGCAAATCCCGGGCGTGCGGCAATTCATGCTGCACTGCATCCGGCGGAAGGGGATGCACTCTATTTTGTCGCTAAGGGTGACGGTAGCCATGTTTTTTCGGCGACACTTGCGGAACATGAGCGGGCGGTAGATAAGTATCAGCGTCGTAAAAATAATAATTACCGCTCTTCGCCATCTAGCTGAGCCAGAGCCTGTTAGCACTAATCAAAACCATAAGGAACGCATTGAATGCGAGGCAAGTTTATTACCATTGAGGGCACGGAAGGGGTCGGCAAGACCACTAACATTGAGTTTATCCGTCAATGGCTTTCTTCCCGGCAGCTCGATTTTATTGCCACCCGTGAGCCAGGGGGCACTCCGCTTGCAGAGGATATTCGTAATCTGCTGCTGTCGCCCCGGGATGAGCCGGTGGATGAGGCTGCTGAATTGCTGCTGATGTTTGCCGCTCGCGCCCAGCATATCGATCAGGTGATTGAGCCAGCATTGGCTAAAGGTGATTGGGTGCTGTGTGACCGATTTACTGATGCTACCTATGCCTATCAGGGTGGTGGTCGTGGTCAGGATATTGAGCGAATTAAGGTGCTGGAGCAGTTGGTGCAAGGTAGCTTGAGGCCGGATTTAACCCTGATTCTTGATTTGCCGGTAGAGGTGGGGTTACAGCGGGCTCATAAACGCAGTGAACCCGATCGATTTGAGCAAGAGCGACACGCCTTTTTTGAACGGGTGCGTGGCGCCTATAGAGATATTGCCGAGCGTGAGCCAGGGCGCTGTCGGTTAGTGGATGCATCCAGGCCGTTGGAAGAGGTACAGCAGCAAATATCCCATATTCTGGAAGAGTTCTATCGAGATACAGAGGTGTCCGGCTGATGGCGGAAGAAAAACTCTCACCACCAGAAATGCCATATCCCTGGCAGGGACAGCAGTGGGACAGCCTTTTGAGGCTTCATCAAAATGGCCGAATACCTCATGCAATTATGCTTAACGGCCCGGCAGATGTGGGTAAGCACCAGTTCGCCCAGGCTCTGGCACAGCTGGTGTTGTGCCTTGATCCGTTAGGTGGCTACGGTTGCGGTCGTTGTAAGTCATGTCGCTTATTGGCGGCGGAAAGCCACCCTGATCTGCTTTCGGTCGAACCGGAAGAGGTGGGTAAGGCGATCAAAATTGACCAGATTCGTGCTACCCGTGATTTTGTTACCAAAACCTCGCAGCAGGGTGGCTGGAAAGTGGCCATTATCGATCCTGCCGAGGCGATGAATGTGAATGCGGCTAACGCTCTGTTGAAAAGTCTTGAGGAGCCGTCGGCTAACACTCTGTTGATCTTGATTTGTCACCGAGTGTCTGGTGTGCCGGCAACCATCAGAAGCCGCTGCCGCATGATACCTTTTTCGGTTCCTTCAATTAATCAGGGGCTAAACTGGCTGACTCAAGTGGTGGCCAGTGACAACAATCCTCAATGGTTGTTGGAACAGGCCGGTGGTAAGCCGCTGTTGGCGCTAAAGCTGGTCGAAGGTGATTTGCTGGAGCAGCGGGCGAATTTTGATGAATTGCTGGATCAGGTAGCTTCTGGCAGCCTGTCGCCAGTGGTGGCAGCCGAGAAATGCAGCCGCCTCAATGCTAGTGAGCTCCTGGAGTGGCTTATCGGTCGGGTATCCAGCTCAATACGGACCCAGCTTGGCGACAAGGCCTCGCGTCCTTTGTTCAGCTATCATGACCGTCTGGTCACAGCGAGACGTGAAATACTTGGCAGCAGTAACCCCAATCTACAACTATTATGGGAAACACTACTGCTTGACTGGCAGACGTTGCGGTCATCAAATTGATTTCGCACACCCTGTCCGGCTTGCGGTAGAATGGACTAATTCCATAAATTAACAGCCAAAATTGGCCTTTTGTCGAATAACAACAGATACTTACCTATATGAAAACAATGGCAGTTGATAGTCTTGGCGGCGGTGTGCGTAACGGGATACTGAATTTAAAGCTGATGACTGAAGACGAGTTGTATCAGTCCTACATGCCTTTTGTGGTCAATGGCGGTCTGTTTATTCCGACCCGCCAGTCCTATCTGTTGGGTGATGAAGTCTTTGTGCTGCTGCAGTTGATGGACGAGCCTGAAAAGATCCCCATTACCGGTAAAGTGGTCTGGGTTACCCCCAAAGAGACCGCTGGCAGTCGTCGTCAGGGTATCGGTATTCAACTGGGCGAAGCCAACAGTGATCTGGTGGGTAAAATCGAAGCCTATCTGGCGGGTATGATCCAATCCGGTGATCGGACTCACACCATGTAATTGGACTGCTTCCAGGCAGTCCAGGCCAAACATATCTTTTTATCTGAGTTTTCATGCTGGTAGATTCCCATTGTCACCTTAATCATCTGGATGTTTCGCATTACGAAAATGGTCTGGATGGTGTTCTTGATGCTGCCCGGCAGCGTGGTGTTAAGCAGTTTCTGAGTGTTGCGGTAAATCTAGATTCCTCCCGCAAATTACAGGATCTGGCTGAGCGTTATCCCGATGTGGTGATCTCTGCAGGTGTCCATCCACTGCAAAAGAATCTGCCACCCTTACCCGATATTGATGAGCTACGCGAACTTGGTGCTCACCCTAAAGTGGTGGCGATTGGTGAAACCGGGCTCGATAACTTCTACAGTCCGGACTCTGCCGATTGGCAACGGGAGAGCTTCAAGCGTCACCTGAAGGTGGCAGGGGAGCTTGAAAAACCGCTGATTATTCACACTCGCGATGCCCGCGACGAAACCATTGAGCTGATAAAGCAGTATGGCAACCCGCAAGTGGCGGGGGTGTTGCACTGCTTCACTGAATCTCTTGAGATGGCCGAGGCTGCCATGGAGATGGGTTACTACATTTCGTTTTCCGGCATCGTTACGTTTCGCAATGCTTCTGAATTGCGTGAAGTTGTAAAGCGTGTGCCGCTTGATCGCATTCTGGTAGAGACCGACTCGCCCTGGCTTGCACCGGTACCGCATCGGGGTAAGCAGAACGAGCCTCAATATGTGGTTGAGGTGGCGAAGTGTGTCGCGGAGTTGAAAGGGGTGACCGAGCAGGAGTTAGCTGTGGCTACTACAGATAATTTTAAGCGGTTGTTTCGTTGTTGATGGATGTTATTCCAAAAGTCCTTGATGACTCAGCCCAAGCTAGCCTTTGATGGTCAGAAGTTATTTGTCCCGATTTGGGGTATATGAGGGACGGATAACTTGTGGCTGGCAAAGGCGGAGTGTTGAATGGGCCCGCCTTTTGGCCGGTACCGAAAAGTGGTTCCTCATATAACTGACAAATCGTCACAACTTTCCGGTACCGGCCAAAAGGCTGCTTGGGTGTTAGCTAAAAAATAGTTGATTCACTAAGACGTCGATCATTGCTGGCTGATATGATGCGTCTTCGAATCTGAATATGACGGGAATTACATGATCCTCGAAACCTTTCCTGTTGGGCCGCTGCAGTGCAACTGCTCAATAATTGGAGATCCGGTAACGGGTAAGGCGTTGCTGGTGGATCCCGGTGGGGATGCTGACAAAATTCTTGCTCGTCTTAATGAACTGAACCTGCAACTTGTGGCGATAATTCATACCCATGCCCACCTTGACCACGTATTGGCAGCAGGGAAAATTAAAACCGCAACCGGTGCGCCAATTTACCTGCATCGGGATGATCAGTTTTTGTGGGATATTGTCGATCAGCAGTGTGCGATGTTTGGTGTGCCTTACGAAGACAAGTTGCCAGCACCGGATCGTTACATTGAGGATGATCAGGACTTGGGTTGCTGTAGTGGGGTGGCAATACATACACCGGGGCATACTCCCGGCTCGGTGAGCTTCTGGTTTGAGGATCACAAAACCCTTATCGCCGGCGATACCCTGTTTCGTGGCAGTATCGGCCGAACGGATTTGTGGGGCGGCGACTTCAGCCAAATAGAAAAGTCGATTCGCGAGAGGCTTTATTCTCTCGATGATGACGCGACCGTTATTACCGGCCATGGTCCAAGTACGACCATAGCCGATGAAAAGCAGCACAACGCTATTATCAGGGCCTGTTAAAGGCTTACAGGGGAAATGATGAGACAACAACTTTTGACCATGTTGCAGTTGCAGGATGGCATGAACAGCAAGGTAAACAGCGACTGGAAATCCCGCAATCACGAATGGTACCGGGCAATCTGGGTTGAGTGTGGTGAGCTGATGGACCATTACGGCTGGAAGTGGTGGAAGCACCAGGCACCGGATGTGGATCAGGTAAAGCTGGAGCTGGTGGATATCTGGCACTTCGGTTTGAGTACCTTGCTGCAGCACGATCAGTCAAAAGAGCAGATGGCTCAGCAACTGGAGCAGGGGCTTTTGGAATCTGTGCAAGTGGGTGAATTTCGTGAAGACCTGGAAGCGTTCACTCTGTGCACTCTGGAAACCAAAGCTTTTGACATCACCGGTTTTACCCGACTGATGGCCGGGGTGGAAATGGATTTCGAAGAGCTTTACGTCCGCTATGTTGGTAAGAATGTGCTCAATTTCTTCCGTCAGGATCACGGCTATAAAGACGGCACCTACATCAAAATCTGGCACGGCAAGGAAGATAACGAACATCTGGTGGAAGTGGTTGCCGAACTGGATCATAGTTCGAAAAGCTTCAGTGATGATTTGTATGACGCTCTGAAGGAGCGCTATCCAGTCTGATTTTGGAGCTTAAAGTTGATTAATGAGGTTGGGGAAAAGCTCAATCTCATTTCAAATGCGGGAGGTCATTTAGAAATTCTGGCCAATCCCGTATAATCCGCCCCGAATTTTACCTACCCAAACGAATTGACGGAGAATTCCCGTGAAAGCACCTGTACGCGTTGCAGTGACCGGCGCCGCCGGCCAAATCAGTTACTCCCTGTTGTTCCGTATTGCCTCTGGCGACATGCTCGGTAAAGACCAGCCGGTTATTCTGCAAATGCTGGAAATCACTCCCGCACTGGAAGCCCTGAAAGGCGTTGCCATGGAGCTGGAAGATTGTGCATTTCCGCTGCTGCAAGGCATGGTTCAAACTGACGATCCTAACGTTGCTTTCAAAGATGCTGACTACGCGCTGCTTGTTGGTGCTCGTCCGCGTGGACCTGGCATGGAGCGTAAAGATCTGTTGGAAGCTAACGCGGCTATCTTCTCTGTTCAAGGTAAAGCCCTGAATGACAACGCTTCTCGCGATGTAAAAGTTCTGGTGGTTGGCAACCCGGCTAATACCAATGCCCTGATCGCCCAGCGCAATGCGCCGGACCTGGATCCGCGCAACTTCACTGCCATGATGCGTCTGGACCACAACCGTGCTATGTCTCAGCTGGCTGGCAAGCTGGGTGTTCACAGTAGTGCTGTTACCAAAATGACTGTGTGGGGCAACCACTCAGCCACTCAATACCCGGACCTGCACACTGCAATCGTTAACGGCAGTGTTGCTATCGATCAGGTTGAGCAGGACTGGTACGAAAACGACTTTATCCCGACTGTTCAGCAACGTGGTGCTGCCATCATTAAAGCCCGTGGTGCTTCTTCCGCTGCCTCTGCTGCCAACGCTGCTCTGGATCACATGAGAAGCTGGGCCCTGGGTACTGCTGAAGGCGACTGGGTAAGCATGGGTATCTACAGCGACGGTTCTTACGGCATCGAAGCTGGCCTGATTTACTCCTACCCGTGCGTTTGCAAAAACGGCGATTGGGAAATCGTTCAGGGCCTGGAGATCAATGAATTCTCCCGCGCCAAGATGACTGCTACCGAGCAGGAATTGAAAGAAGAGCGCGACGCGGTTGCTCATTTGTTGCCGTAAGTAGTCTTCGTAAGAAGGTTCGAAAGAAGGGCGCCTCTATGGCGCTCTTTTTTTATGGTCGCACGTCGCACGTCAGACGTCGCACGCTAAACCAAGCAGCATTATTCCGGGGGTTGGGCTTGTCTTGTTATGTGCTACGTAGTGATAAGCTCCAATTTATTAAAAGGCTTACTACAGAGTGATTAAAAAAGCGTGCGACGTCTGACGTGCGACGTGCGACCCCAACAAAAAAGCCGCCCAACTGGACGGCCTTTTCATTCTTGCTAACGAAGCTTAACCCGGATAATCACGCTTGGTCGGTCCGGTGTACAACTGACGCGGACGGCCGATGCGGTATGGGTTGCTGATCATCTCGTTCCAATGGGCGATCCAGCCTACAGTGCGGCCGGTTGCGAAGATAACGGTAAACATCTCTACTGGAATGCCCAGCGCTTTCAGGATGATGCCGGAGTAGAAGTCTACGTTCGGGTAGAGTTTCTTCTCAACGAAATACTCGTCTTCCAGAGCGATCTCTTCAAGACGCTTGGCGATTTGCAGCAGTGGGTCGTTCTCGATGCCCAGTGCAGCCAGTACTTCATCACAAGTCTCTTTCATCACTTTGGCGCGCGGGTCAAAGTTTTTGTAAACGCGGTGACCAAAGCCCATCAGGCGGAATG is a window from the Porticoccaceae bacterium LTM1 genome containing:
- the acpP gene encoding acyl carrier protein, encoding MSSIEERVIKMVAEQLGVKEEDVKPASSFVEDLGADSLDTVELIMALEEEFDTEIPDEEAEKITTVQQAISYINENLD
- the pabC gene encoding aminodeoxychorismate lyase, with protein sequence MDRGFAYGHGLFETVRVHDGQAPLWVKHRERLLAGCERLLISVDPLEIDRKLNEVLASGDGKSGIAKLIVTAGVGGRGYQFSQSCEPVISGLYLPLPELPSKRAIEGVAVRVCDYRLPDNPVLAGIKHLNRLDQVLARAEWSDSAVFEGLLMDARGSVIEATCSNLFARIDNELITPKLNCNGVSGVMRRVVLEELCQKAGIPCVEKEISLQQLIQSSEIFITNSLFGIYPVRKIIEHCELPVGEWTKQLQQKLGERWTCYRV
- the mltG gene encoding endolytic transglycosylase MltG, with product MLPSLGRQFIIGCTLLAVLAMGVLWWVDRYLQAPLAVVEAHQFSVAPGSNLTRVVNGLVESEILDHPEVLLGYARISGQSEIKAGDYRLNSEDTPLSLLGKLSRGEVIEYQVTFPEGLTAKEWLLRLTNSEQVELGISIAAVPTLPFVDGSPEGWLYPDTYQYHSGATDVEILRRAYQVMRQVLDEEWQNRSADLPYKTPYEALIMASIIEKETGVPEERQQIAGVFVRRLQKGMRLQTDPTVIYGLGDRYSGNLTRRHLREHTAFNTYVIKGLPPTPIANPGRAAIHAALHPAEGDALYFVAKGDGSHVFSATLAEHERAVDKYQRRKNNNYRSSPSS
- the tmk gene encoding dTMP kinase, with the protein product MRGKFITIEGTEGVGKTTNIEFIRQWLSSRQLDFIATREPGGTPLAEDIRNLLLSPRDEPVDEAAELLLMFAARAQHIDQVIEPALAKGDWVLCDRFTDATYAYQGGGRGQDIERIKVLEQLVQGSLRPDLTLILDLPVEVGLQRAHKRSEPDRFEQERHAFFERVRGAYRDIAEREPGRCRLVDASRPLEEVQQQISHILEEFYRDTEVSG
- a CDS encoding DNA polymerase III subunit delta', with amino-acid sequence MAEEKLSPPEMPYPWQGQQWDSLLRLHQNGRIPHAIMLNGPADVGKHQFAQALAQLVLCLDPLGGYGCGRCKSCRLLAAESHPDLLSVEPEEVGKAIKIDQIRATRDFVTKTSQQGGWKVAIIDPAEAMNVNAANALLKSLEEPSANTLLILICHRVSGVPATIRSRCRMIPFSVPSINQGLNWLTQVVASDNNPQWLLEQAGGKPLLALKLVEGDLLEQRANFDELLDQVASGSLSPVVAAEKCSRLNASELLEWLIGRVSSSIRTQLGDKASRPLFSYHDRLVTARREILGSSNPNLQLLWETLLLDWQTLRSSN
- a CDS encoding PilZ domain-containing protein; the protein is MKTMAVDSLGGGVRNGILNLKLMTEDELYQSYMPFVVNGGLFIPTRQSYLLGDEVFVLLQLMDEPEKIPITGKVVWVTPKETAGSRRQGIGIQLGEANSDLVGKIEAYLAGMIQSGDRTHTM
- a CDS encoding TatD family hydrolase — encoded protein: MLVDSHCHLNHLDVSHYENGLDGVLDAARQRGVKQFLSVAVNLDSSRKLQDLAERYPDVVISAGVHPLQKNLPPLPDIDELRELGAHPKVVAIGETGLDNFYSPDSADWQRESFKRHLKVAGELEKPLIIHTRDARDETIELIKQYGNPQVAGVLHCFTESLEMAEAAMEMGYYISFSGIVTFRNASELREVVKRVPLDRILVETDSPWLAPVPHRGKQNEPQYVVEVAKCVAELKGVTEQELAVATTDNFKRLFRC
- a CDS encoding MBL fold metallo-hydrolase, producing the protein MILETFPVGPLQCNCSIIGDPVTGKALLVDPGGDADKILARLNELNLQLVAIIHTHAHLDHVLAAGKIKTATGAPIYLHRDDQFLWDIVDQQCAMFGVPYEDKLPAPDRYIEDDQDLGCCSGVAIHTPGHTPGSVSFWFEDHKTLIAGDTLFRGSIGRTDLWGGDFSQIEKSIRERLYSLDDDATVITGHGPSTTIADEKQHNAIIRAC
- a CDS encoding dUTP diphosphatase, translated to MRQQLLTMLQLQDGMNSKVNSDWKSRNHEWYRAIWVECGELMDHYGWKWWKHQAPDVDQVKLELVDIWHFGLSTLLQHDQSKEQMAQQLEQGLLESVQVGEFREDLEAFTLCTLETKAFDITGFTRLMAGVEMDFEELYVRYVGKNVLNFFRQDHGYKDGTYIKIWHGKEDNEHLVEVVAELDHSSKSFSDDLYDALKERYPV
- a CDS encoding malate dehydrogenase, which codes for MKAPVRVAVTGAAGQISYSLLFRIASGDMLGKDQPVILQMLEITPALEALKGVAMELEDCAFPLLQGMVQTDDPNVAFKDADYALLVGARPRGPGMERKDLLEANAAIFSVQGKALNDNASRDVKVLVVGNPANTNALIAQRNAPDLDPRNFTAMMRLDHNRAMSQLAGKLGVHSSAVTKMTVWGNHSATQYPDLHTAIVNGSVAIDQVEQDWYENDFIPTVQQRGAAIIKARGASSAASAANAALDHMRSWALGTAEGDWVSMGIYSDGSYGIEAGLIYSYPCVCKNGDWEIVQGLEINEFSRAKMTATEQELKEERDAVAHLLP